A single region of the Pyricularia oryzae 70-15 chromosome 4, whole genome shotgun sequence genome encodes:
- a CDS encoding cytochrome c1 heme lyase, whose product MADSSSSNDAAAEKCPVDHKSREVWLQQARAAQEAGAPPPPMPPHPMPASSSTLPPPQTPSSPASSSSWNPLSWRWSSTASQTSPEPQTPRPAPRPQLDEHRVVSSIPRSSASPSQPPGSAAPPPSRPVNHEIETGADPRTGNWIYPSEKMFFEALKRKGTAGDTQPVDMRTVVPIHNAVNERAWKEIKEWEAPYLDGPGGNKCGGPKLESFSGLAAKMTPRARLNTLLGYTAPFDRHDWVVDRCGKKIEYVIDFYAGRPGAAQRQQQQQGPQINFYLDVRPKLNSWEGVKMRVLRFVGAA is encoded by the coding sequence ATGGCGGACAGCAGTAGCAGCAATGACGCTGCGGCCGAAAAGTGCCCCGTCGACCACAAATCCCGCGAGGTCTGGCTGCAGCAGGCCCGCGCCGCACAGGAAGCCggtgcgccgccgccgccaatgcCACCACACCCCATGccggcctcctcctcgacaTTACCACCGCCGCAGACCCCCAGCTCTCCAGCCTCATCATCGTCATGGAACCCGCTAAGCTGGCGCTGGTCCAGCACCGCATCACAAACATCTCCCGAACCACAAACGCCACGACCTGCGCCGCGACCGCAACTCGACGAGCACCGCGTGGTATCTTCCATCCCGCGATCCTCAGCCTCCCCCAGCCAACCGCCCGGCTCTgcagcaccgccgccgtcgcgccCCGTCAACCACGAGATCGAAACGGGCGCGGACCCGCGCACCGGAAACTGGATCTACCCGTCGGAGAAGATGTTCTTCGAGGCGCTGAAGCGCAAGGGCACGGCGGGCGACACGCAGCCCGTGGACATGCGCACCGTCGTGCCCATCCACAACGCCGTCAACGAGCGCGCCTGGAAGGAGATCAAGGAGTGGGAGGCGCCGTACCTGGACGGGCCGGGCGGGAACAAGTGCGGCGGGCCCAAGCTCGAGAGCTTCTCGGGCCTCGCTGCCAAGATGACGCCGCGCGCGAGGCTCAACACGCTCCTGGGCTACACGGCGCCCTTTGATCGGCACGATTGGGTCGTCGATCGCTGCGGGAAGAAGATCGAGTATGTGATTGACTTTTATGCGGGGAGGCCTGGGGCAGCgcaacggcagcagcagcagcagggccCGCAGATAAACTTTTACCTGGATGTAAGGCCCAAGTTGAACAGTTGGGAGGGTGTGAAGATGAGGGTGTTGAGGTTTGTTGGTGCTGCATAG